One window of Nymphaea colorata isolate Beijing-Zhang1983 chromosome 1, ASM883128v2, whole genome shotgun sequence genomic DNA carries:
- the LOC116266633 gene encoding tRNA-splicing endonuclease subunit Sen2-1-like isoform X1 → MRWILCRPPPLCCVKVGKTKSQQREFHCGDLCCSKPSSSPSRRLLTMRPRWKGKGSAQLALADPMSKIVSKLQSCLTESKSCASLSNEVVLCEAEPEQAELLNRACFGRPMATVAKGRQWFQLGLEEAFYLSNALNCLTVVGEDGSPKDPQKLAKCMKDRQSMFPMMYKAYSHLRMKNWVVRPGSQYGVDFVVYRHHPALVHSEYAALVVWDGDDEFGKARMRVWSDWHCMLRLCGSVAKSLLVLSISGVNSSNEFPACLDEWTIEEYTIGRWEAQQHREDEVPLKVENKCRTSSCDSNAFPDQIKQNE, encoded by the exons ATGAGATGGATTCTGTGTAGACCTCCCCCTCTTTGCTGCGTGAAAGTGGGAAAGACGAAGTCACAGCAGCGGGAGTTCCATTGCGGCGACCTCTGCTGCTCGAAACCCTCTTCATCTCCCAGTCGCAg GTTGTTGACCATGAGACCAAGATGGAAAGGCAAAGGTTCGGCACAACTTGCCCTTGCTGATCCCATgtccaaaattgtttcaaagTTGCAAAGCTGCTTGACGGAATCCAAAAGCTGTGCATCACTGAGCAATGAAGTTGTTCTTTGTGAAGCCGAACCAGAACAGGCAGAACTGCTGAACCGGGCATGCTTTGGCCGTCCAATGGCAACAGTTGCAAAAGGGAGGCAGTGGTTTCAGTTGGGACTAGAAGAGGCTTTCTATCTGAGTAATGCACTCAACTGTCTTACAGTTGTCGGAGAAGATGGAAGTCCTAAAGATCCTCAAAAACTTGCAAAATGTATGAAAGATAGGCAGAGCATGTTTCCAATGATGTACAAGGCATATTCACATCTCAGGATGAAGAACTGGGTCGTGCGCCCGGGCTCACAATATGGTGTTGACTTTGTTGTGTATCGTCACCACCCTGCTCTTGTTCATTCTGAGTATGCGGCTCTGGTGGTCTGGGATGGTGATGATGAATTCGGCAAAGCTAGGATGCGAGTGTGGTCTGACTGGCATTGTATGCTTAGACTTTGTGGCAGTGTTGCTAAGTCACTGTTGGTGCTTAGCATATCTGGTGTGAATAGTTCCAATGAGTTTCCTGCTTGTTTGGATGAGTGGACTATTGAAGAGTATACAATAGGGAGGTGGGAGGCCCAGCAGCATCGAGAGGATGAAGTTCCTCTTAAGGTTGAAAATAAATGTAGGACTTCCTCTTGTGATTCCAATGCTTTTCCTGATCAGATTAAACAAAACGAATGA
- the LOC116266633 gene encoding tRNA-splicing endonuclease subunit Sen2-1-like isoform X2 produces the protein MRPRWKGKGSAQLALADPMSKIVSKLQSCLTESKSCASLSNEVVLCEAEPEQAELLNRACFGRPMATVAKGRQWFQLGLEEAFYLSNALNCLTVVGEDGSPKDPQKLAKCMKDRQSMFPMMYKAYSHLRMKNWVVRPGSQYGVDFVVYRHHPALVHSEYAALVVWDGDDEFGKARMRVWSDWHCMLRLCGSVAKSLLVLSISGVNSSNEFPACLDEWTIEEYTIGRWEAQQHREDEVPLKVENKCRTSSCDSNAFPDQIKQNE, from the coding sequence ATGAGACCAAGATGGAAAGGCAAAGGTTCGGCACAACTTGCCCTTGCTGATCCCATgtccaaaattgtttcaaagTTGCAAAGCTGCTTGACGGAATCCAAAAGCTGTGCATCACTGAGCAATGAAGTTGTTCTTTGTGAAGCCGAACCAGAACAGGCAGAACTGCTGAACCGGGCATGCTTTGGCCGTCCAATGGCAACAGTTGCAAAAGGGAGGCAGTGGTTTCAGTTGGGACTAGAAGAGGCTTTCTATCTGAGTAATGCACTCAACTGTCTTACAGTTGTCGGAGAAGATGGAAGTCCTAAAGATCCTCAAAAACTTGCAAAATGTATGAAAGATAGGCAGAGCATGTTTCCAATGATGTACAAGGCATATTCACATCTCAGGATGAAGAACTGGGTCGTGCGCCCGGGCTCACAATATGGTGTTGACTTTGTTGTGTATCGTCACCACCCTGCTCTTGTTCATTCTGAGTATGCGGCTCTGGTGGTCTGGGATGGTGATGATGAATTCGGCAAAGCTAGGATGCGAGTGTGGTCTGACTGGCATTGTATGCTTAGACTTTGTGGCAGTGTTGCTAAGTCACTGTTGGTGCTTAGCATATCTGGTGTGAATAGTTCCAATGAGTTTCCTGCTTGTTTGGATGAGTGGACTATTGAAGAGTATACAATAGGGAGGTGGGAGGCCCAGCAGCATCGAGAGGATGAAGTTCCTCTTAAGGTTGAAAATAAATGTAGGACTTCCTCTTGTGATTCCAATGCTTTTCCTGATCAGATTAAACAAAACGAATGA
- the LOC116252155 gene encoding uncharacterized protein LOC116252155 — protein sequence MEETTLEERSRVLAHILTVPTTQPSLYDQFFISRQMPCYLKWDYPPVFCKRNNNGWLPLHFQYGLLLFFRRCVKLGLPETSWRCKCPFQQPPPLTIAKGVEPASLQLNTEKKRELARKILNRKRWISRVHPLIPFLVPNVALFMLFFHNPLPEEYRS from the coding sequence ATGGAAGAAACTACATTAGAGGAAAGGAGCCGCGTTCTAGCTCACATCCTCACAGTACCCACAACTCAGCCTTCCCTCTACGACCAGTTTTTCATCTCAAGACAGATGCCTTGTTATCTGAAATGGGACTATCCACCcgttttttgtaaaagaaataacAATGGATGGCTTCCTCTTCATTTTCAGTATGGGTTGCTTCTATTCTTTAGAAGATGTGTCAAGCTTGGGCTGCCCGAGACTTCATGGAGGTGCAAGTGCCCCTTCCAACAGCCACCCCCACTGACCATAGCTAAGGGTGTAGAACCTGCTTCTTTGCAATTGAACACCGAGAAGAAAAGAGAGCTGGCCAGGAAAATTCTCAACAGGAAGCGGTGGATTTCGAGGGTCCATCCGCTCATCCCTTTCCTTGTTCCCAATGTTGCTCTGTTTATGCTGTTCTTCCATAATCCATTGCCTGAGGAGTACAGATCATAA
- the LOC116247640 gene encoding dof zinc finger protein DOF3.1-like, which yields MQDPGLFPERRTTKPQFPEQEQQQLKCPRCDSTNTKFCYYNNYNLSQPRHFCKSCRRYWTKGGALRNVPVGGGSRKNSKKSSASKLKNSVNTGTSTAAAAASSPCSSSSSSFLKAEQDIPAGIYAPATDYDHRLLDITGTFSSLLASSGHFGPLCEPTSSRMGRAQGGVNAPENGWGLPEYSDGTVVGGSSDNGEALLGDPACWVGGSWPDLAMYAPGSNFQ from the coding sequence ATGCAGGACCCTGGGTTGTTCCCGGAACGGCGAACCACCAAGCCCCAATTCCCCGAGCAGGAGCAGCAGCAACTCAAGTGCCCCCGCTGCGACTCCACCAACACCAAGTTCTGCTATTACAACAACTACAACCTCTCTCAGCCCCGCCACTTCTGCAAGAGCTGCCGCCGGTACTGGACTAAAGGCGGGGCTCTGCGCAACGTCCCCGTCGGCGGCGGCAGCCGGAAGAATTCAAAAAAGTCGTCAGCCTCGAAGCTGAAGAATTCTGTCAATACAGGGACCAGCACAGCGGCCGCCGCCGCTTCCTCGCCATGCTCGTCATCTTCCTCGTCGTTCCTCAAGGCGGAGCAAGACATTCCAGCCGGAATTTACGCCCCGGCGACGGATTACGACCACCGACTGCTAGACATCACCGGGACTTTCAGCTCTTTGCTGGCGTCGAGCGGGCATTTTGGGCCGCTATGCGAGCCAACGAGCTCGAGGATGGGGAGGGCCCAAGGGGGAGTGAATGCGCCGGAGAACGGATGGGGTTTGCCGGAATATTCGGATGGAACGGTCGTTGGGGGCTCTAGCGACAATGGGGAGGCACTATTAGGGGATCCTGCTTGTTGGGTAGGCGGCAGTTGGCCGGATTTGGCCATGTACGCTCCTGGTTCTAACTTCCagtga